Sequence from the Mycobacterium florentinum genome:
AAACACCGCGGTAAACCATAGCGCGGTGATCGACCATCGCCATTGATAGAGCACCCGTGCCGCGGTGCTGCGGTCGAGCACCGGGCGAAACGCGATGGACCCGACCACCACCAACAGCGTGATCGTCATCGCCCAGACCACCATGCAGTAGGGGCACAGCGCCCCGATCCGGTACAGGCTCTCGTAGATCAGCCAGTGCACAAACACCGCACCGGCCAGCAAGCCGGCCGCCAGCGCTGACCAAAACCATTGTGGTATCGGCACTTTCGCCACCGCAAGGACGCCGACCACCAACACCACGGTGAACGCCACGATGCCGAGCAGTGGGTTCGGGAAACCCAGCACCGACGCTTGCGGCGTGACCATCACCGACCCGCACGAGATGATCGGATTCAGGTTGCACGACGGCACGTACGACGGGTTGAGCAGGATGTCGATCTTCTCCACCGTCAACGTCGCCGAGGAGACCAGCCCGACCACACCGGCGATCAGCACCCACCAAGCGCTGCGCGCCGGTACGGATGAGTCACGCGTCGAAGCCGGTGTCGGGTCGCCGGATCGCTCGGCTGGTTCGACCGGCACCGCGACCGTCACGAAGCCGCGGGAGCGACGGCCGTGTCGATGCCCGGAACGTCGCCGACGATGGTCTTGATCTTGGCGACCAGCGCATCGGGCGTCGACGGGTCGTAGTTTTCGCCGTTGATCTTGATCGTCGGGGTCGCGGTGATGCCCGCGGTCGAGGCCTCCCCGGTGACCTTGGGGACGTACTTGCCGCTGTTGATGCAATCCGGCACCTTGCCGACGACGCCGGCCTCGCGGGCCAGCTCGATCAATTTCGCGTTATCGGGGAAGTTGGGTCCCCGCTCGTCGGGCTGGATGCCCTTGCTGAACAGCGCGGTGTGAAAGCGCCGGAACGAATCCATGTTCTCGTCGGCGACGCACAATGCGGCGGCGCCGGCCCGCGACGAATAGTTCTGGCTCTTGGAACTGTCGAGAATGGCGACCATCGAGTAGTCGGCCGCTATGGCACCGGCGTCGATCAGCTTGGATACCGTCGGCCCGAAAGTGCGCTCGAAATTGCCGCAGGCCGGGCACAGGAAATCCTCGTAGAAGGTCACGACGGCCTTGGGGTTGCTCGTCCCGGGCTGGGTGACCAGCTTGCTCGACGTCACGCGGACGGTGTCGCCCTCGCCGGCGACGCCCCCCTTCTTGTCGTGATGCGACGTCACGATGTAGAACACCAGCGCGACCGCGAAGATGATGATGAACGCGGTGCCGCCGATCTGAATGAGCCGGCCGGACTTGCCGTCTGACGCCTTCAGGTCGAATCGGGGGGGACGTTTCGATTTGTCGGCCACAGCTTCGGTGATCCTTCTGTGTTTGGGTCGGCTTGCGGGCGTGTCCGTAAGCCGGAGACAGCGCTTCTAGATTACCGGCGAGCACGCCCCGG
This genomic interval carries:
- a CDS encoding DsbA family protein, translated to MADKSKRPPRFDLKASDGKSGRLIQIGGTAFIIIFAVALVFYIVTSHHDKKGGVAGEGDTVRVTSSKLVTQPGTSNPKAVVTFYEDFLCPACGNFERTFGPTVSKLIDAGAIAADYSMVAILDSSKSQNYSSRAGAAALCVADENMDSFRRFHTALFSKGIQPDERGPNFPDNAKLIELAREAGVVGKVPDCINSGKYVPKVTGEASTAGITATPTIKINGENYDPSTPDALVAKIKTIVGDVPGIDTAVAPAAS
- a CDS encoding vitamin K epoxide reductase family protein translates to MPVEPAERSGDPTPASTRDSSVPARSAWWVLIAGVVGLVSSATLTVEKIDILLNPSYVPSCNLNPIISCGSVMVTPQASVLGFPNPLLGIVAFTVVLVVGVLAVAKVPIPQWFWSALAAGLLAGAVFVHWLIYESLYRIGALCPYCMVVWAMTITLLVVVGSIAFRPVLDRSTAARVLYQWRWSITALWFTAVFLLIMVRFWDYWSTLL